The Impatiens glandulifera chromosome 3, dImpGla2.1, whole genome shotgun sequence genome contains a region encoding:
- the LOC124931282 gene encoding high mobility group B protein 3-like — protein sequence MKGGKSKAESKKADAKLAVKKAPAKGAGKSAKAAKDPNKPKRPPSAFFVFMEQFRVDYKEKHPKNKSVSVVGKAAGEKWKSLSDAEKVPYVEKAEKRKRDYEKLMDAYNKKLAGEVPDEEEESDKSKSEVNDEDEDDDGSDEEEDDD from the exons ATGAAAGGAGGTAAATCGAAAGCAGAGTCTAAGAAGGCTGATGCAAA GCTTGCTGTGAAGAAAGCGCCCGCTAAGGGTGCTGGAAAATCTGCTAAGGCAGCAAAGGACCCTAACAAACCCAAGAGGCCTCCTAGCGCTTTCTTTGTCTTTAT GGAACAATTCAGAGTAGACTATAAAGAAAAGCACCCAAAGAACAAATCTGTGTCTGTT GTTGGGAAAGCTGCTGGAGAGAAGTGGAAGTCATTGTctgatgct GAGAAAGTTCCTTATGTTGAGAAAGCAGAAAAGCGCAAGAGGGATTACGAGAAGCTAATGGATGCCTACAACAAGAAATTG GCTGGAGAAGTCcctgatgaagaagaggaatcTGACAAGTCAAAGTCTGAAGTCAATGAtgaggatgaagatgatgatgggtCTGATgag GAGGAAGATGATGACTAG
- the LOC124930672 gene encoding glycine oxidase yields MAAITLNVTPKLNTKAKPLPCSLPKTLPPLNFSRSSFFRNGALIQSLSAKTNQSRFESSRVSSSSINALHSFDVVVVGAGIIGLTIARQFLLESNLSVAVVDASVPCSGTGATGAGQGYLWMVHKTPENEKWELAMRSRSLWETLARETQDKGMNPSDLLGWKKTGSLLVGRTTKESEMLKRRADELSAAGISAEFVSGSELHSKEPSLLVSENVGAAFVPDDYQLDARRAVAYLEKVNRQYAPEGRYAEFYNEPVTKLLRSDYVGEVDGVLTEKNSLGCKKAVVIAAGCWSGKLMHNLMQDFNVMLDVPVKPRKGHLLVLENFNSLKLNHGIMEAGYVAHKDAGLGSVSDPVQTSISMTATMDTSGNLILGSSRQFLGFDMEMDEGILNSIWERAGEFFPTLRKINVENLRNSREVRVGLRPYMPDGKPMIGQIPGLPNAFVAAGHEGEGLSLALGTAEMVVDMVLGNPLKVDPSPFTLQSRSH; encoded by the exons ATGGCTGCCATCACTCTGAATGTTACTCCGAAGCTAAACACTAAAGCAAAACCTCTACCTTGCTCACTCCCGAAAACATTACCGCCTCTTAATTTCTCCAGATCAAGCTTCTTCAGAAACGGAGCTTTGATCCAATCTTTGTCAGCTAAAACTAATCAATCTAGATTTGAATCCTCTCGCGTATCCAGCAGCAGCATCAACGCTCTACACTCCTTCGACGTCGTTGTAGTTGGAGCAGGAATAATCGGTCTGACAATAGCCCGCCAGTTTCTGCTCGAATCAAACCTCTCCGTTGCAGTCGTTGACGCTTCCGTTCCATGCTCTGGCACTGGCGCCACTGGTGCTG GGCAGGGATACTTGTGGATGGTTCATAAAACACCTGAGAATGAGAAATGGGAACTTGCCATGAGAAGCCGTAGTTTATGGGAAACACTTGCACGAGAAACACAAGACAAAGGAATGAACCCTTCAGATCTACTTGGTTGGAAGAAGACTG GTAGCTTGCTGGTTGGCAGAACAACCAAAGAATCTGAAATGCTAAAGAGAAGGGCGGATGAACTCTCTGCTGCTGGAATAAGTGCAGAATTTGTTTCGGGTAGTGAACTGCATTCCAAAGAACCTTCATTGCTGGTCAGTGAGAATGTTGGAGCCGCATTCGTACCTGATGATTATCAACTAGATGCTCGACGTGCTGTGGCTTATCTTGAGAAG GTTAATAGACAGTATGCGCCAGAAGGCAGATATGCAGAATTCTATAATGAACCAGTGACAAAGTTATTAAG GTCAGATTATGTTGGCGAGGTTGATGGTGTGCTGACTGAGAAGAACTCTTTGGGTTGTAAGAAGGCTGTTGTTATTGCTGCTGGTTGTTGGAGTGGGAAATTGATGCACAACCTTATGCAGGACTTCAATGTTATGCTAGATGTACCTGTAAAGCCTCGAAAG GGTCATCTTCTTGTGCTAGAGAATTTCAATTCCCTCAAATTAAACCATGGCATTATGGAGGCGGGTTACGTTGCTCATAAAGATGCAGGTTTGGGCTCAGTATCGGATCCTGTGCAAACATCTATATCTATGACGGCCACAATGGACACATCTGGAAACCTTATTCTCG GCAGCAGCCGGCAGTTTCTGGGATTCGACATGGAAATGGATGAGGGTATTCTTAATAGCATATGGGAGAGGGCAGGAGAGTTCTTCCCGACATTAAGAAAGATAAATGTTGAAAATTTGCGGAATAGCAGAGAAGTGAGGGTTGGACTAAGGCCTTACA TGCCTGATGGGAAGCCAATGATTGGGCAGATCCCTGGCTTGCCAAATGCATTTGTAGCTGCTGGACATGAAGGAGAAGGCCTTTCTTTG GCCCTAGGGACAGCTGAAATGGTTGTTGACATGGTGTTGGGCAATCCTCTGAAAGTTGATCCTTCCCCTTTCACCTTGCAGTCTCGATCTCATTAA